The Solanum pennellii chromosome 7, SPENNV200 DNA segment TTTCTTAATTATGCACTAGACTCTCTTTGGGTCTGTCATCTGTTGCTGAAAGATCTTAGAACAAAGGAATGATTATTTCCACCCGATAATGCTTTTTTACAGCTCAATGTGGAAAAGAGCCCATTCCAGCGAACATATGCAACCCAGGTTTGTTTTATCATTCTTGTTATGTTCTTTTTTACAccattttagttttattttggaATTGAAGTATAAGTTTACTTAAATTTTGGCTGTGTAAAGCCGTTTTCTGATACTTTCATTTCACTATTACTCTTTATCAAAGTGTATCACTATCAATGTAGGTTAAACGCTTAATTTCTCTTCGGTGGCGTTTCAAAGAATGTGGTAAGGCATACTCTCAATAAAAACAAGCCAATCAACCGTGTTGTGAAGTAGTGTAAAgaatttaattgattatgtgGCTGGATTTCATCTTGTAGAGAGCGACAAAACAACACCAAATTATATTGCTCCATTTCAGTGCATGTCAGTCcaatactagaaaaaaaaaatgaaaaatagaaataaaagcTTTCAGTTGTTCTCTATATTTTCGGGTAGCATATAAACATCTGACATGATGAAAAAACTCTTGGGAAAACATAGGACCTAAAGTAAACTTGTGTAGGGCGACATCAAAGGAAAAAATAGCTGTCAACACTTTATATTATTGTTCATAAAATTTAATGGATGAATCTGTGAGCTATAGGAAaggaaattataaatttagtacTGCAACAAATCTACACACCAAATTTAAATTGTAAGCTTAACACACCATCTTCTGCTAGAATCAGAATTAAATGGATTTTGAACTAGATAGACATCACCATTATTTCACATATGTGCTCAATTGCAAtgtctttttcaaattttctattgttttttcttGTAAAATGTAATTTTCTTCCTTCATTTTGTGTATTGCTCACTCAAGCATTTTCTTCAATTGTGCTTCACACTTGAGCCACTTCTACCTTTGAGTATGGCATGCAAGCTTACTAAGACAAACAACAGTAATTACAATCATGCCATTTGGTTTATTATCTGACATTTTTTCATCTCTATAgagttaatgcatgcattagtgCCATAGAATTTCAACAACTGTAAGGCAAACACTGAAGTGGAAATTTTAGTGAGCTGTTAATTGTGTGATGCACCATCTCCCTTGCTTTTAGTGATTTGATTTGTAGGTTATCCAGTCTCTAGCTTATTACTATGTTAGCATCTTCTATTGGAGCCGTAATAGTTGTTGCAGCACATTGATTTGAACCAGTTTGCAAATTATCTGGAGTGAGGATTTGTTGGCGCGAATTTTCTTAAGAATGTTTTCCTTGTATAAGGATAAACCTTCTACTGCGGCCACCAATGCATTGGATCACACCCTTCGTCTAGGGGCTTTAGCATTTTGGGGGTCGCTCTGTATCAGGGATAATGAAATAAACCCAAAATAAAAAAGTGGGATTAGTTTATCCTGTGTTTGGTTGAAATATTTCATTCGGGATTAAGTAATCCTTCGATTATTTTATACCATAATCTTGGTACATTTTCATACCACATTCAATGTGGGATAACAATGTCAGGTTAGGTTAGGTTAATCCAGGGATAAAACAAGTAAAAGTCAAATATGCTCTTTCCACAAAGTCCTTTGAGAAAACCAACCGTATCGGACACCTAGATCCGAGTCTGGGCAACTTAGGTGGAAAAATAACCTCTTGTGAAATACAAGGTGAGGTTGCTCACGGTAAACCCTTGTAGTTCGGCCCTTCCCCTGACCCCATGCATAGCAAGAGCTTTAATGCATCGTGCTTCCCTCTTTAACTATACACCATATACTCATTTTTTACTCAATCAACTAAACAAAACATTATTACTCATTGCGTCCCATTTCATGTGGCACCCTTTTTTTTCAAGTCCATCCCAAAAAGAATATCCcaaaacaatttaactttaaaattccccttttacccttaatgaagTGAATCTCAACCACACAAATATCCAAGGATTGTTTTAGACCACAAGTTTCCAAagtcttccttttttttcttgaacaCCGTGTCAAGTTAAAgggtgccacataaaatgggacggagggagtgCTAAATAATCTAGGTATTATTAATCTCAGTGTTATAATCCTCGCATCAAAATCTCACTGTAATTTTGTCCACCAACGAAACGATGCCTAAGTCATTAACATGGTAAAATAGAACaggttaatttaatttttatttttgaaagaacaTATTTGAAGCTACAAGCCTCTTTCATCTGATAGAACACAAAGATGACCCTTTTCATCTGTATCCTGTAGGATTTTATAAGTTATTCAGAtgtgttctttctttttctgtAATTCATCTGAATGTCTGAATGAAGTAATAAGAATGGCCAGGCATTTCATCAGTACTGGGCACTGGCTTTCTACTTGATCAATTTCCTAGACATGCTCGTTCAGTTCTTATACGTTGCTTGAGTACCACTAGCATCACAGCTTAGATAACCTTTGCACCAATACAACACACTTTCTATTTGCATATTCTCAGTTAAATTATGCATGGGTTTACTTTCACAGATTAAAAGATGTGGAGAGATGGCACGTAAACTTCGCTTTTTAAAGGAACAAATGACGAAGGCAGGGATTACTCCTTCAACAAGGACCACAATGTGCCCAAACATAAATCTGGATGAATTGGAGGTCTGCTTATTTCATCTACTTGTATTAAAGGCTCACCATGGAATGCTATTTTCTCTATATCACTTTTATTGTCACTGTTACCATGATTCTGATTGTTgccatgtttttttttttttttaaaaaaatggaaatggAAAGGTCAAACTTGGTGAACTCGAAGCTGATTTAGCAGAGATGAATTCTAATACTGAAAAGCTTCAACGTTCTTACAATGAGCTTCTTGAGTATAAGCTTGTTCTGCAGAAGGTGAGGCTACATTGATGCAAAGTATCTCTGGCATAGAACTATCTGTCACAATGTATCTGCTTGGCTAGCATTATGTTCTTTTATAATAGAGATGTTTTAAATACAAGCTGTTTTTGTTCCATCAGGCTGGTGAGTTCTTCCATTCAGCTCAAAACAGTGCTACAGCTCAACAGAAAGAACTGGAGGAGCACATGCATGGCGAGAGATCAATTGATAGTCCTCTGTTGTTAGAGCAGGTACGGctatattgatgttgttgtatTTTTCTGGTAGAGGTACTGTAGTTGTAAATTGATATACTTTGTTTTGCTATTCACACAGGAAGCCTTTACTGATCCTTCAAAACAAGTTAAGCTGGGGTTTGTCAGTGGGCTTGTTGCTAGAGAGAAATCTATGGCTTTTGAAAGGTTTCTTTTTCGTGCAACCAGAGGAAATGTATTCTTAAAGCAAGTGGTTGTGAAAAATCCTGTGAAGGATCCATTGTCAGGCAGCGAGGTTAACTCCAGTACTTCACTTGTTGAAAATAGAGAGGGTTTCATATGATGCTTAATCTAAGTTGTGTAGTCTCTTCACTTTTGATGCTGCACCCATGTTAAATTCtccaaaaatgcactactttCGGAGAATCTGAAacacatttttgaagagtccgaacAACATGCACTTAAAGTTTTGTGCTTTGAGAATTGGATGCTTAGATTTGGGGTTTCATAGTTTTAATTGCAAGCTATTTCATTTTAGAAGATATAAGTGCTATGATGTTTGGAGTATAAAGTTCACTACTGAATCCTCCTTGGGAGGGAGAAGGATATAAGGACACCTAATTGTGTATCTGATATCCCCCTGTCTTTCATGTTGGGTGTATTTCTTTTTCCTGTGAAATCCAAGATAATCATATCCCTGAAGTGCAATGAgcttattaaattttgtttttaggTTGAAAAAAATGTGTTTGTTATCTTTTACTCTGGAGAAAGGGCGAAGAACAAGATATTAAAAATTTGCGATGCATTTGGAGCAAATCGGTATCCATTCACTGACGACATAGGCAGACAGTTTGAGATGATAACGGAGGTATGCCACAAAATCACCTTTTGGGATTAGTTGTGTATGCTTGACTGGATGGACTTCAACGTAACCTTATGATTGGTGCAGTTTGCCAGTTATTGAACTCTTAAATCAATTCTTGCTTATATATCAGTTAAAGAAGAGAATTCTTGCTTATATAAGTGTTAGTTACTCGTCGCATATGATTATCTCCTTTAAGCAATATCTAGAAGTAGCAAACATAAATTTAGTTCAAGTTTTTATACCCTGATCTCAAATATATTAGAAGGCTATTTTCATCAGATTTGGCTTATCAAACTTTTTTATATGCTATTGATGACAAATATTTTGAACATGAGACTCAACTGGATTAAATCCATTATGATTTCTGATACATCTGTTAGAATGGTTTCCTTTAATACTTGATCTTTTAGTTCACAATTCAAAGAAATTTCTCTACTTatccttattttttaaaagactaTTCCTTATCCTTGCATGACTCAACCTGTCAGTTTGCTTTAAAGCCTGTAACCTAATAGTGAACCATATAAGATATTGATGCAAGTTAATGAAATGATTCATTACTTTCTCACTCTATACCACTTAAATTTTCTGAGTAGCAGTcgtttttgaaaaaagaatgGACTTCTACCATAACATGTTACTCCAGATGTGCAGCTATTCTTTTTCAAGGTTTATACCTTGGCATTTCTGTTGAATTTACCAAGTTGGTTCCCTATTTTCCTCATAGGTATCTGGAAAACTTTCAGAGTTGAAGACCACCGTAGACATTGGACAGCTACACCGGGCAAATCTCTTACAGACCATTGGTTATGAATTTGACCAATGGAACCTTCTGGTAAGTTTTATGTTTCTCTTAGCCATCTATTTGTTTAATGGAACCACACACTTTTATTACTCAAGTGGTCAAATTTGTTGGTTGGACATGTGTACAAGAGTTGCATTGTCTCTGAATTGCATCCGTTTCTACTTGTGAAGGTGAAGCAGGAGAAGTTCATTTTCCATACACTAAATATGCTCAGTTTTGATGTGACAAAGAAGTGCCTTGTGGGTGAGGGTTGGTGTCCAGTTTATGCGACCAGCCAGGTGTAGTGCACCCACCTTTTGATATAATTTACTTTTGTGTTTTGTCGTCATTATGTAATTTCTACTGTTAAACATACTTCCTTTGGACGTTTGCAGATACAAAATGCATTGCATCGAGCAACTTTGGATGGTAACTCACAAGTTGGGGCCATATTCCAGGTCTTGCATACCACAGAATTGCCACCTACATATTTCCGTACAAACAAATTTACATCTGGCTTTCAAGAAATTGTTGATGCATATGGGTGAGTAATAGtatatttgattgattttgaATGCTTTAGTTCAGAATAAAGGGGCTCGCTTTGCCCGTTAAGAGTAGGTAactttgtttgatatttttcctgGTTGAACTACCACATACATGATTCACATCCCAAGTGAGTACTTATCCTTGGATaagtaatttaaaatgaatttacgGTTAGGAACACCCACTAATTGAAGTACATTTCCTTCCTTGAAAGTTGAGTTGTGATGCTCGGTCTCAATTAGATACTTGATATTTCTTGTTGTTTGTGTGGACTATAATTCTGCAAATTTCATTCCCTCCATATACTGGTGTGATTGCTTCAGGTTTTCAGTGTGCAGCCATAAACTGCATAGGGAGCTATTTACTTTGGAAAgattaatttcaaaatacacaATTTTCTCTGAGTTGATTCATGCATTATGCAAAAATCTGAACCCACCTCAAAGCATCGGAGTCCCAAAAAAGTTCAGCACAACCAGAAAACATAAGGTCTGAATACACCAATTTTTAAAACCAATACAGGTTGATTTTCAGACAGTTAAATCTGCTCAATATATGATCTActcatatatatacaattaagtCTATTATTCAATGTGCTCatataagggtaaaattgaAGGAATAATGAGTAAcaaaacattatgtgatctttgATAGTTGCCATTCACTGTCGGCGAAAATAATTTACTGCTCTGTTTGGCATTCTCTTGCACCCCACTGACTTCTTTCCTTTATATAGATCGCAGTTCTCTAGTCTCTTTCCtgatttaacatatttaaatatatacacACAGATGTATGTTGAAAACAAAAGAACAGTTAACTGGTTTCCTCTGATTGCTTATCCTTGTGACAAAGTATCATAGGTTATGACATCAAGCTTTCAACACTTCTTGTTCTAGCAACTTGATTTCCTCATCTTTATTACCATGACCATGAGAGAGTCGTTATTAAGTGATCTCTTGCAGGACAACATTTTGCTTTTTTAACGATTTATTTGACTGGAGTACTGTGGTATCTACACTTCCTTAGAGATCCTCTTGTCTGTGTTCATTATAGGATTGCAAAATATCAGGAAGTTAACCCTGCTGTTTTCACAGTAGTAACTTTCCCATTCCTCTTTGCTGTCATGTTTGGAGACTGGGGACATGGTATATGCTTGTTTCTTACGACATTATATTTCATCTTACGGGAGAGGAAGCTCTCTGGTCAGGTCAGTGCCGAACCTCTTTTTTGAAAAGTATTCAGCTGTTGTATGCACCTGTCTTTACAGTTCTTTGTCCCTATTTGTACCATCTTTGATTGCTAAATTTATTGGAAAATTATGTTTTGCTTAGGAAAAATTAAGATCTAGTTGTGCATCGTTGACTTGGCATCTCTGATAAATCATGTTTTATAGACTTTGTATTCAGTTAATAAGTTTTATGAGCATTGTAGGCTCATTAATTTGATTTGTCTCAACAGAAGCTTGGCGACATCATGGAGATGACTTTTGGTGGTCGCTACATTATTATGATGATGGCTCTATTTTCGATATATACAGGATTCATATATAACGAGTTTTTTTCTGTCCCCTTTGAAATATTTGGGCAATCAGCTTATGGTTGTCGTGATCCTTCCTGTAGGTAGGTGCTGAAGTAGTAGTGCAGGCTCTCATTGTTTTCTTCATTGCTCCAATTCCAATCCTTCAACCAGTTATTTTTGTTGAAGGGATGCCACTATAACAGGTTTGGTCAAGGTCCGCGATGCCTATCCATTTGGTGTGGACCCTAAGTGGCATGGTTCACGCAGCGAATTACCATTTCTAAATTCTTTGAAGATGAAGATGTCAATTCTACTAGGTGTAGCTCAAATGAATCTTGGAATCATTTTAAGCTATTTCAATGCAAAGTTCTTCCAAAATAATGTGAATGTCTGGTAAGCCAGATTACATGCCTCTTTCCTTGGTTGTCTCGGGATTTTTCACAGTTATATTTAACAATTTGTCTCTATTTTGTCAACGTTTTCAGTTCTTGTTAATCTCTACCCTTGAATGTGTGTAAAGTTTTCATGTGCTATTGGAATTTAGTGTGCCACTCTGCAATTATACTTATTGTCATGTATTTTTCAGGCATCAGTTTGTCCCCCAGATAATATTTCTGAACAGCCTCTTTGGCTATCTTTcacttattattattgtcaaaTGGTGCACTGGTTCTCAAGCCGATCTGTACCATGTAATGATATACATGTTTCTAAGCCCTACTGATGATTTGGGCGAGAACCAGCTTTTTCCTGGGCAAAAGTACCTCCAGgtttcatttttcttcatttataaATACATCTAACATGCTACAGAAGACACCATCTCTAATATCTGATATCTTCTCTTCTGATCCAGCTTTTGTTCGTATCACTTGCACTTGTTGCCGTTCCGTGGATGTTATTTCCAAAGCCATTTCTTCTAAAGAAACAACATGACGAAGTATGTCTAAACTCCTATAAATTCAGCCAAAATTTTGGCGTTACTTATTTTCTCTAGTATTGCTCTTCTTCTTCCAtgaatatttattcattatCACATCATGAATTTCCAGAGGCATCGAGGTCAATTGTATGCTATGCTTGACAGCACTGATGATTCATTTGAGTTGGAGACACACGATCATTCACATGGACATGAAGAATTTGATTTCAGTGAAATTTTTGTACATCAGCTCATACATACAATAGAATTTGTACTTGGAGCAGTCTCTAATACAGCTTCATACCTGCGTCTATGGGCCCTCAGGTGTGTATCTACAagctttaaaattttgaagtatgAACGCATATATCAAGTTGATAACTGCTCCTGTCTGGCAAATGTATGCAGACTCACCTCTGTTGATAAGTATTCGGTTTTAAAGTTAGATGTTCAAAAGACTAGTTCACAATTGATCAATGAATGCATGTCTGATCAGTATTCACTCTAGAAAGTAGTCAAAGTTCAGATTAACAGGGATGAAAATTTTACTGATAAACTGTGATTGACTGATACAAGCAAAAGCAATGGAGAGAATCATTTCatctgatttatttattttttgtgttgcaAACGTTTGTGTATGCTTCGAAAGGAGCTAACCAGAATGATTGAATGATAGATCTTCAGCTTTTGTTAATAATGCTTTGAGAAGCTTGAACAGTTTGGCATCTTTAAATCCTCTGGACGCTAGGCAAAATAATTGACTCTCCTATTTGAACCATGCTTATGTTGACACATCTATTCAAGAGTTATGAAATAAGCTTCAAGAAGAACTCTGATTTATGACGGGTGGATTGATCCAGTAGGTTTGATCTCAATGAGTTTGACATTTCTCAATTCGCTATCAACACTCAGTTGTAAATCAAATCAGTCTGTAAGAAATCATTTTATATGAGAGAAGCTGGTCAGGATATCTATTCTGCTATCCATTTTTAGATGTAAAGTTAATGCCTGTGAAAGATAATATATCATAGAAGCTGCTCAGGATACATATAGCATGGAACACAAGGATTCATTGAGTCCATACTAATTTTGGTTGTTATAGTTTCATTAGGTTAGGTGCTTGacatgagtattttttttttgtttgatactGCTTTTATGTTAGTGTGGGGATAGGTGCCAGTTTTAGAGAATGTTTAATTTGCCTATAAAGACAGATTATTTAGTATATGAGTTGAATAGATGCTAATAGAGCAGAATGGTATAGCAGATTTATATAATTGATCCAATTAGTGTGGGGTCGAGGAGTTGTTGATTGATTGATGCCCTTTGAAGGCCATAATTGATCTTATAGTAGTCTGAATGTTTTGAATAAGTTTGACAGTTCTTCTCAGTTTGCTTTCAAGTTGTAGCTGTTAGCTGTAGAGCGTAGAGCGTACAAGGCTAGAGGAGATCATTGTATTTGATAGAAGCTGTTGAGAATACGTATAGCAGAATGGTATAGCAGATTCATATAGTTGATCCAATTAGTGTAGGGTCGAGGAGTTGTTGATTGATTGATGCCCTTTGAAGGCCATGATTGATCTTATAGTAGTCTGAATGTTTTGAATAAGTTTGACAGTTCTTCTCAGTTTGCTCTCAAGTTGTAGAAGCTGTTAGCTGTAGAGCGTAGAGCGTACAAGTCTAGAGGAGATCATTGTATTTGATAGAAGCTGTTGAGAATACGTATATGTAGCCCGAAGGCGATCATCTAAGGGTTCTCGTGTTACCTATGTTTAGTCCTTGGCTAGTAAATAAAGATCTGTTCTCCTTATCAAggtatatgatttttatgtttctgTTTCTGTGCAGTTTGGCACATTCAGAACTGTCAAGCGTGTTCTATGACAAAGTTTTGCTTCTCGCAGTGGGGTAAGGTTTTTCCTTGTTTGCCCATAAATATGAATTGGAGAGATTATTATCCTTGTTTTCTCTTTGAGCAAGCGACCATTTCCTTGACCTGACATCTAGTGTATCCTATGTTCTCTTACAGGTACAATAAtctcatcatacttatcattggTATAGTGGTATTTACATTTGCTACTGTCGGTGTGCTACTTGTGATGGAAACTCTAAGTGCATTCTTACATGCTTTGCGTCTTCATTGGGTAGAATTCCAGAACAAGTTCTATGAGGGAGACGGATACAAGTTCTCCCCATTCTCGTTTTGTTTGATTAGTGAGGATGATGATTAAATGACATAAATGATTGTGTTAACACTACTGATCATTGATCAAAACGTGCTTCGATCTTTTTTCATGCTTATATAAATTTCTTGGTAAGACGCCAGTAAAACGTGAGTGTTAGGAAATGCCTTTTGAACCTCCTGCACTTGTAATTTGTACATCCTCAAACAATAAGCAGTCAGTTGTTAGAAGGCCGGTAATGGCTTGGAGTATAGAGTTGTTTCTGTTTCTTGTAGTTGGTACTGTGATTGATGACTGCTGTAACAAAATCTCTTCTACTGAATCATATCCACTTAAaagttgttttaattttctctctACTGAATCGTATCCACTTAAAAGTTGTTTAAATTTTCTCAGAAATATTGTACTCGGTTGTCTTCTTAGGAATTTGGGATTCGTAGAGAAAATGATTTGTCAGACGCATGGTGAAACTTTACCCTAACACTTCACCAAAAAATGACTTTGgcaagaatatttaaaaacttgGGTCTAAACGCTAGCTAAGAGACCTTTTGTTTGCAACTAAGTTTACAAGTGATAAAAAATAGATTgcaatcacaaataaaatacaatgaacataattttattagtaaaCATTATGGATATAAGTTTGTTCCTTCTTTGTATTATGATGGTTACGCAAGCATTGCttccttgattcttctctctGTATTTTTTATGTGATTCGAGGGTTCTTGCttccttgattcttctctttGTATTTTCTTTGTGATTCGAGGGTTGTTAGTAGCGTATTTTTGCTTCCTTGATTCGTCTCTCTGTATTTTTTCTCCAATCTGAGAGTTGTTAGTAGCATATTTCTCGAACGCAGGAGGACACATCGTGATCTCTTTATGAATATCTTATTAATTTACGAATATTTGAGATGTCTATGTTACCCTTTATATAGACATGAGTTAGAGTTTAGAGTAAAATTGCCTCTAAAAACCTTAATTGAAATAAAACTCGTCTTGTAGAGTGCTACAATATTTACCATGACGTCAACTTAGTGGGGATTTTGAGTTAAGGGTGATATTAAGGATTCAAAAGCAAATGGTTGTAGGTGACAATTATGTAATTAaggattaaaattttatgaggCATATGTGGAAGTTGCCCTTAAGTTCTTAAGTTGATAGTTTGGTCCATTGTATTAAATGAGAGGTAAAAGGGTAAAAGACTAAAACctaatttaatcaaaaaatgGAGGGAAGCCAGGAATCCGAAGGGGAAATAAAAGATGCAAAATGCCCATATCCGCTACCGTCGGTTGCTTgctctctttttcttcttattgttcGTTCTTGCTTTCTTTCTTCCAGTTCTCTtcgttttttttgtttttcttcttgttcgtGCATTGCCGTTCTTGACTACTATATCTTGtgctttttcttcttcttatcttcttcttcttgaatcagaTTTAGTTAATCAGCGGATTAAATTTCATTCTATATCAATCGGTATTACTTCATAAGTGATTATGTTCACACACCATTGTTTcttaagtaaaattaatagttcTTTGAATTATTCATCATCTAGCTATACCTGCaattcttttaataatttatattcgCATTTCTGAAGATGGTTgtatatgttgcaacagttaACTCGTGTTGGATAAGTCAGATATTGAAACAGATTATAGTCTTACGTTGCAAAAGAAaagtcatatgttgcaacatattcTATATGTTGCAACAGACTAGTTATATGTTGCACCATATGACTTTCCTCTTACAACATATGATTTAATTGTCGCAAacaaatagtcatatgttgcagCATATGATTTATCAATCACAACGAAATggtcatatgttgcaacatattaCAGATGTTGCAGTGAATGATTTATGTGTCGCAATAGAGTAGTTATATGTTGTAGTATGACTTACATATTGCGACACATAAATCATATCTCGCAACATATGCTTACTCACTCAatatatgacttacatctcagaatatataatttatcaatgaCAATAAACGAGATACATGTTGGAACATATGCTAACATGTTGTGATAGTCACATGTTGAACTGAATGACTAACATCTTGCAACATATGATTacatgttgcaacatatgattCATCTATCTTAACAGAATGACCATATATTGCAACATATAACTTATACATGCAGCAAACGAAAGTCACATTGGTGCATCCTATGTGCTTGCCATTATTTCAATCTTCAAGGGGTGGTGAATACATGCGAGAAGGTTTGATGTTCATTGCTAACATGAAACAAATGGAGCCACAGAAAAGTAGGATATGTCGACATAATTTACGACAAGTTTTAGGTAGAATGTGGGTGTCAAACCTTATGTTTTGGGACAAAGACCCATTTGTTGCACTATTCATCAATGCGAGCAAAATATTCGCAAGAAAGGAGGGCCGAAGGGAAGTGACGATGAAGATGATATCATTGTGAATTATGTAGATGTGATTTAGAACTATATTATGTAGTTAAATTTTTACGCAATACACTCATTGTTGGACAATGAACCTATTCCATCAGTTCTATTACGATGTTAAATTTTGTAGATCTGAATTTGGATGTAGTTAAATTTTTGACTATGAAGTTTGTTGTTCTGCTTGACATATTAATGTATGTATGTTGCTATTCTActgttttgttattttttttattccatttgttctgttatttttctctattataTAATTGTTTGGCAtttatggaaacatatgcataTTTTGTTGGTCAATATGCTCACAGAAGTTACAAAAATCTCAATATATTGCTCAATATGTTGGTACATATGCTCAATTTATAAACATCTGACTTACATGTTGCAACATATGGTCTAATGTAACTtttaaaattactcaatttatcACTAAATATCTTCATCAAATTGGcatctgtggcaacatatgtatattTTGTTGGAATATATATATGGTCAATTTTGTGTTGAAATTACCATAGATCGATAATATATTTCAACT contains these protein-coding regions:
- the LOC107026356 gene encoding V-type proton ATPase subunit a2-like isoform X2; translation: MARKLRFLKEQMTKAGITPSTRTTMCPNINLDELEVKLGELEADLAEMNSNTEKLQRSYNELLEYKLVLQKAGEFFHSAQNSATAQQKELEEHMHGERSIDSPLLLEQEAFTDPSKQVKLGFVSGLVAREKSMAFERFLFRATRGNVFLKQVVVKNPVKDPLSGSEVEKNVFVIFYSGERAKNKILKICDAFGANRYPFTDDIGRQFEMITEVSGKLSELKTTVDIGQLHRANLLQTIGYEFDQWNLLVKQEKFIFHTLNMLSFDVTKKCLVGEGWCPVYATSQIQNALHRATLDGNSQVGAIFQVLHTTELPPTYFRTNKFTSGFQEIVDAYGIAKYQEVNPAVFTVVTFPFLFAVMFGDWGHGICLFLTTLYFILRERKLSGQKLGDIMEMTFGGRYIIMMMALFSIYTGFIYNEFFSVPFEIFGQSAYGCRDPSCRDATITGLVKVRDAYPFGVDPKWHGSRSELPFLNSLKMKMSILLGVAQMNLGIILSYFNAKFFQNNVNVWHQFVPQIIFLNSLFGYLSLIIIVKWCTGSQADLYHVMIYMFLSPTDDLGENQLFPGQKYLQLLFVSLALVAVPWMLFPKPFLLKKQHDERHRGQLYAMLDSTDDSFELETHDHSHGHEEFDFSEIFVHQLIHTIEFVLGAVSNTASYLRLWALSLAHSELSSVFYDKVLLLAVGYNNLIILIIGIVVFTFATVGVLLVMETLSAFLHALRLHWVEFQNKFYEGDGYKFSPFSFCLISEDDD
- the LOC107026356 gene encoding V-type proton ATPase subunit a2-like isoform X1; translation: MVDGGGCCPTMDLLRSEPMQLVQLIIPLESAHRTVSYLGDLGLFQFKDLNVEKSPFQRTYATQIKRCGEMARKLRFLKEQMTKAGITPSTRTTMCPNINLDELEVKLGELEADLAEMNSNTEKLQRSYNELLEYKLVLQKAGEFFHSAQNSATAQQKELEEHMHGERSIDSPLLLEQEAFTDPSKQVKLGFVSGLVAREKSMAFERFLFRATRGNVFLKQVVVKNPVKDPLSGSEVEKNVFVIFYSGERAKNKILKICDAFGANRYPFTDDIGRQFEMITEVSGKLSELKTTVDIGQLHRANLLQTIGYEFDQWNLLVKQEKFIFHTLNMLSFDVTKKCLVGEGWCPVYATSQIQNALHRATLDGNSQVGAIFQVLHTTELPPTYFRTNKFTSGFQEIVDAYGIAKYQEVNPAVFTVVTFPFLFAVMFGDWGHGICLFLTTLYFILRERKLSGQKLGDIMEMTFGGRYIIMMMALFSIYTGFIYNEFFSVPFEIFGQSAYGCRDPSCRDATITGLVKVRDAYPFGVDPKWHGSRSELPFLNSLKMKMSILLGVAQMNLGIILSYFNAKFFQNNVNVWHQFVPQIIFLNSLFGYLSLIIIVKWCTGSQADLYHVMIYMFLSPTDDLGENQLFPGQKYLQLLFVSLALVAVPWMLFPKPFLLKKQHDERHRGQLYAMLDSTDDSFELETHDHSHGHEEFDFSEIFVHQLIHTIEFVLGAVSNTASYLRLWALSLAHSELSSVFYDKVLLLAVGYNNLIILIIGIVVFTFATVGVLLVMETLSAFLHALRLHWVEFQNKFYEGDGYKFSPFSFCLISEDDD